In Procambarus clarkii isolate CNS0578487 chromosome 58, FALCON_Pclarkii_2.0, whole genome shotgun sequence, one genomic interval encodes:
- the LOC138353561 gene encoding uncharacterized protein, whose product MWVYRQVWVYRQVWVYLQVWMYLQVWVYRQMWVYRQVWVYRQVWVLLQVWVYLQMWVYRQVWVYRQVWVYLQVWMYLQVWVYRQMWVYRQVWVYRQVWVYLQVWVYLQVWVYRQVWVLLQVWVYRQVWVYPQVWVYLQVWVYLQVWVYRQMWVFRQVWVYRQVWVYLQMWVYRQVWVYRQVWAYRQVWLYRQVWVYRQMWVYRQVWVYCQVWVYRQVWAYRQVWVYRQVWVYLQVWVYLQVWVYLQVWLRT is encoded by the coding sequence ATGTGGGTTTAccgccaggtgtgggtgtaccgccaggtgtgggtgtacctcCAGGTGTGGATGTACctccaggtgtgggtgtaccgccAGATGTGGGTGTAccgccaggtgtgggtgtaccgccaggtgtgggtgctcctccaggtgtgggtgtacctcCAGATGTGGGTTTAccgccaggtgtgggtgtaccgccaggtgtgggtgtacctcCAGGTGTGGATGTACctccaggtgtgggtgtaccgccAGATGTGGGTGTAccgccaggtgtgggtgtaccgccaggtgtgggtgtaccttcaggtgtgggtgtacctccaggtgtgggtgtaccgccAGGTATGGGTGCTCctccaggtgtgggtgtaccgccAGGTGTGGGTTTACCCTCAGGTGTGGGTGTACCTTCAGGTGTGGGTGTACctccaggtgtgggtgtaccgccAGATGTGGGTGTTccgccaggtgtgggtgtaccgccaggtgtgggtgtacctcCAGATGTGGGTGTAccgccaggtgtgggtgtaccgccAGGTGTGGGCGTACCGCCAGGTGTGGCTGTAccgccaggtgtgggtgtaccgccAGATGTGGGTGTAccgccaggtgtgggtgtactgccaggtgtgggtgtaccggCAGGTGTGGGCGTAccgccaggtgtgggtgtaccgccaggtgtgggtgtacctccaggtgtgggtgtacctccaggtgtgggtgtacctcCAGGTgtggttaagaacataa